A portion of the Mesotoga sp. Brook.08.105.5.1 genome contains these proteins:
- a CDS encoding DUF2442 domain-containing protein, with protein sequence MIRIAQAEALEAFKVKLAFENGVVGTVDFSELAASPLFGPLKNYEFFEGVSIVRDGRALAWGEDLESCADSLFMRITGKKPEEIFPKTKAAV encoded by the coding sequence ATGATAAGAATAGCTCAGGCGGAAGCTCTGGAGGCTTTTAAGGTAAAACTCGCCTTTGAAAATGGAGTAGTGGGAACAGTGGATTTCTCTGAGCTGGCCGCATCTCCTCTTTTCGGTCCTCTCAAGAATTATGAGTTTTTTGAAGGCGTTAGCATTGTCAGGGACGGCAGAGCTTTAGCATGGGGAGAAGATCTTGAAAGCTGCGCTGATTCGCTTTTTATGAGGATAACGGGAAAGAAGCCAGAAGAGATCTTCCCCAAAACAAAGGCCGCGGTGTGA